Proteins encoded by one window of Nitrospiraceae bacterium:
- a CDS encoding CBS domain-containing protein, which translates to MSFWGELFVSEILGKPVLDPKGEELGKVKELIVVKGDPLPKISRLIIERKRKSFYLPWTDLNIFNKRIISANVYLENLRKYQFNEEDLLLVRDVFDKQIVDVNGAKVVRVNDVKLEGLNTEAVLVAVDVGMRGIMRRLGVERGGEDFLRLFKAQLPYNMISWNYLQPLEPRLTAISLTIPRQMVTELHPADLAAIISQVSHKEGTTFLQDLDAETAADAISELEPETQTAIITDLDTEKASDIIEMMAPDEAADVLSDLPVEKAQKILGSLEKEDAEDIKELLGHEEDTAGGIMTNEFIAYRPETTVGETIERFRQDAEEVETVYYIYVTDAEEKLKGVVSLREILLSSPETKLVDIMEEKTKTVTPDADEMKVAGIISKYNLVALPVVDADGCMLGIVTIDDIIDRILPSAAKKTRRKV; encoded by the coding sequence ATGTCTTTTTGGGGTGAACTTTTTGTCAGTGAGATTTTAGGCAAGCCTGTGCTTGATCCAAAGGGCGAGGAATTGGGAAAGGTAAAGGAGCTGATAGTTGTAAAAGGGGATCCTTTGCCAAAGATCTCACGTTTGATAATAGAAAGAAAAAGAAAGTCTTTTTATCTTCCTTGGACTGATCTTAATATATTCAACAAAAGAATAATCTCAGCAAATGTTTATCTCGAAAACCTTAGAAAATATCAGTTCAATGAAGAAGATCTTCTTTTAGTCAGAGATGTTTTTGACAAGCAGATTGTTGATGTTAATGGTGCAAAGGTTGTAAGGGTAAATGATGTTAAGCTTGAAGGTCTTAACACAGAGGCAGTGCTTGTAGCTGTTGATGTTGGTATGAGAGGAATAATGAGAAGGCTTGGAGTTGAGAGGGGCGGTGAAGATTTTTTAAGATTATTCAAAGCTCAGCTTCCATACAATATGATAAGCTGGAATTATCTTCAGCCGCTGGAACCCAGGCTTACTGCAATATCTCTTACAATACCAAGACAGATGGTTACAGAGCTTCATCCTGCAGACCTTGCAGCTATAATCAGTCAGGTTTCTCATAAAGAAGGAACAACATTTCTTCAAGATCTTGATGCAGAGACCGCTGCCGATGCAATTTCAGAGCTTGAACCTGAAACACAAACTGCAATTATTACTGATCTAGATACAGAAAAAGCTTCGGACATTATCGAGATGATGGCGCCTGACGAGGCTGCGGATGTTCTTAGCGATCTCCCTGTTGAAAAGGCGCAAAAAATTCTTGGAAGCCTTGAAAAAGAAGATGCAGAAGATATAAAGGAACTACTTGGGCATGAAGAGGATACAGCAGGCGGTATTATGACTAATGAGTTTATTGCTTACAGACCTGAGACAACAGTCGGCGAGACTATTGAAAGATTCAGACAAGATGCCGAGGAAGTAGAGACTGTTTATTACATATATGTCACAGATGCTGAAGAAAAGCTAAAAGGGGTCGTATCTTTGAGGGAGATTCTGCTTTCTTCTCCTGAGACAAAACTTGTGGATATAATGGAGGAAAAAACCAAAACAGTAACGCCTGATGCTGACGAAATGAAAGTTGCAGGAATCATATCAAAGTACAATCTTGTTGCATTGCCTGTTGTTGATGCTGATGGTTGTATGCTTGGGATTGTAACGATAGATGACATAATTGACAGGATTCTTCCGTCGGCGGCAAAGAAAACCAGGAGAAAGGTTTGA
- the moaC gene encoding cyclic pyranopterin monophosphate synthase MoaC, whose product MGKLTHLDKHGRPKMVDVSAKPLTSREAVARGSVYMKKTTLNLIMKGKVAKGDVFNVAKIAGIMSAKNTDKLIPLCHPLNITSVDIDFKPDNKKNRIEIESRVKITGQTGVEMEALTAVSVAALTIYDMCKAVDKEMTISEIMLIEKSGGKSGTFLRKTK is encoded by the coding sequence ATGGGGAAACTAACTCATCTGGACAAACATGGCAGACCAAAAATGGTGGATGTGAGCGCCAAACCTTTAACCTCAAGGGAAGCTGTTGCCAGAGGTTCTGTTTATATGAAAAAAACGACTCTCAATCTCATCATGAAAGGCAAGGTTGCTAAAGGTGATGTATTTAATGTTGCAAAGATAGCCGGGATCATGTCTGCAAAAAATACGGATAAACTTATTCCCCTTTGTCATCCACTAAATATTACTTCAGTCGACATTGACTTCAAGCCTGACAACAAAAAAAACAGGATAGAGATTGAATCAAGGGTAAAGATAACAGGACAGACAGGAGTTGAGATGGAAGCGCTTACAGCAGTTTCAGTTGCAGCCCTGACAATCTATGACATGTGCAAGGCAGTTGACAAGGAAATGACAATCTCTGAAATAATGTTGATAGAAAAAAGCGGCGGTAAAAGCGGAACTTTTCTTAGAAAAACAAAATAA
- a CDS encoding divalent metal cation transporter, with protein sequence MKFYKKITLFLAVMGPGIITANIDNDASGITTYSVAGARFGYALLWTLVPTTVALVVIQEMVARMGVVTGKGLSDLIREKFGVRAAFFMMLGLLIANFGNTVANLAGWAASMETLGISKYIMVPIGAGLIWMLVIKGSYWFVERILLFACLLYFGYVVSGLMAKPEWLPVLKSTFVPEIQYSSEYIMLSIAIIGTTITPWMQFYLQSSIAEKGIKKEQYKASRLDVIIGCSITDIVSFFIIVTCATVLFPHGIRINEASEAALALKPFAGDYAYILFAVSLANAALLGAIIVPLATAYYICEAMGWEAGVNKTFEEAPQFMWIYTLTIALASIIILIPGAPLVFLMVLSAVINGLLLPFVLVYALMLVNDKKLMGEYINPKSYNYICLATIIVIICLTIFFIASNFIPEGIKALW encoded by the coding sequence TTGAAGTTCTATAAAAAAATAACCCTTTTCCTTGCTGTAATGGGTCCTGGAATAATAACCGCAAATATTGATAATGATGCCAGTGGTATAACGACTTATTCTGTTGCAGGGGCAAGATTCGGTTATGCCCTTCTATGGACTCTTGTCCCAACCACAGTAGCTCTTGTTGTCATTCAGGAGATGGTAGCGCGCATGGGTGTTGTGACAGGCAAGGGACTTTCCGATCTAATACGAGAGAAGTTCGGCGTAAGGGCAGCATTTTTCATGATGCTGGGTTTGTTGATAGCGAACTTTGGAAATACGGTTGCAAATCTTGCTGGATGGGCAGCAAGTATGGAAACGCTTGGGATAAGCAAATATATCATGGTTCCAATAGGAGCCGGACTTATCTGGATGCTGGTCATAAAAGGTAGTTACTGGTTTGTTGAAAGAATACTCTTGTTTGCGTGCCTTTTATATTTTGGATACGTTGTCTCTGGTCTTATGGCAAAACCAGAATGGCTTCCTGTTCTTAAGAGCACTTTTGTGCCTGAAATTCAATACAGTTCAGAATACATAATGCTTAGCATTGCAATAATTGGCACGACCATAACGCCATGGATGCAATTTTATCTGCAGTCTTCGATAGCAGAAAAAGGGATAAAAAAAGAACAATACAAGGCATCAAGGCTCGATGTAATAATAGGCTGCTCAATCACAGACATAGTAAGTTTTTTCATAATAGTAACATGCGCTACCGTGTTGTTTCCTCATGGTATCAGAATAAATGAGGCATCAGAGGCAGCTCTGGCTCTAAAGCCTTTTGCCGGAGATTATGCTTATATTCTGTTTGCAGTGAGTCTTGCAAACGCGGCGCTTCTTGGCGCAATCATAGTGCCTCTTGCAACAGCCTATTATATATGCGAGGCAATGGGATGGGAGGCAGGCGTAAACAAAACCTTTGAAGAGGCGCCTCAGTTCATGTGGATATACACGCTTACTATAGCTCTGGCGTCAATTATAATTTTAATACCGGGAGCTCCGCTTGTTTTTTTAATGGTGCTGTCTGCTGTTATTAACGGACTCTTGCTCCCATTTGTTCTGGTTTATGCACTTATGCTTGTTAATGACAAAAAACTGATGGGTGAATACATAAATCCCAAAAGCTACAATTACATCTGCCTGGCGACAATAATCGTAATAATCTGTCTTACAATATTTTTCATTGCATCAAATTTTATTCCTGAAGGAATAAAGGCATTATGGTAA
- the mtnA gene encoding S-methyl-5-thioribose-1-phosphate isomerase: MVKAIEWRDGKVILLDQSRLPIEVKFIECNNYQLIVEAIKKLWIRGAPAIGIAAAMGIALGAQDLTAKKFKEFFEGINKICDFLLLTRPTAVNIKWAIERIKKMLRENKHESVNRLKELLISEALKIHEEDIEVNKAIGRYGAKFIKDGDTILTHCNAGCLATGGYGTATSAIYTAIEQGKKIQVIADETRPVLQGARLTAWEFMQAGVPVTLITDNTAGALIKKGEINLAIVGTDRTVRNGDVANKIGTYTVAVLCKENKIPFYVAAPLSSIDFKMPNGSMIPIEERDTEEVTHIFGKCQIAPDNIMVRNLAFDVTPAKYITAIVTEKGAFRPKDLRKIAKKNANLEEIRI; encoded by the coding sequence ATGGTAAAAGCCATTGAATGGAGAGACGGCAAGGTAATATTGCTCGACCAGAGCAGACTCCCCATAGAAGTAAAATTTATAGAGTGTAACAACTATCAGCTTATTGTAGAGGCAATAAAAAAACTCTGGATTAGGGGAGCGCCTGCTATCGGGATTGCTGCAGCCATGGGGATCGCTCTTGGAGCACAGGATTTAACAGCAAAAAAATTTAAAGAGTTTTTTGAAGGCATTAATAAAATATGCGACTTTCTCCTTTTGACCAGACCCACGGCAGTAAACATAAAGTGGGCTATAGAAAGAATTAAAAAAATGCTTCGTGAAAACAAACACGAATCCGTAAACAGGCTTAAAGAGCTTTTGATTTCAGAGGCTCTCAAGATACATGAAGAAGACATTGAGGTTAATAAAGCAATAGGACGATATGGAGCAAAATTCATAAAAGACGGGGATACAATTCTCACACATTGCAATGCAGGGTGTCTTGCAACAGGCGGATACGGCACAGCAACATCAGCTATTTATACTGCTATTGAACAGGGCAAAAAGATTCAGGTTATTGCTGATGAGACAAGGCCTGTGCTGCAAGGCGCAAGGCTTACTGCATGGGAATTCATGCAGGCGGGCGTGCCTGTGACTCTTATAACAGACAATACTGCCGGCGCTCTTATAAAAAAGGGAGAAATAAATCTTGCTATAGTTGGAACAGACAGAACTGTAAGAAACGGTGATGTTGCAAACAAGATTGGGACATACACTGTTGCAGTGCTTTGCAAAGAAAACAAGATACCATTTTATGTTGCAGCGCCACTGAGCAGTATTGATTTCAAGATGCCAAATGGCAGTATGATTCCTATAGAAGAACGCGATACTGAAGAAGTTACGCACATATTCGGAAAGTGCCAGATAGCGCCAGACAATATAATGGTAAGGAATCTCGCTTTTGATGTTACTCCTGCTAAATATATAACAGCGATTGTCACTGAGAAGGGAGCATTCAGGCCCAAGGATTTAAGGAAAATTGCGAAAAAAAATGCTAATCTTGAGGAGATACGCATCTAA
- a CDS encoding DnaJ domain-containing protein → MAQTLKYNLRNLSLQKILFKLNHERLTGTLAVTTPNFTKKVYLVKGDAIFAGSTYEDDRLGEMLLKAGKITVDQYEESVKILKQTKKRQGAILVELGYLTAKDLFWGVKYQVKEIIHSLFLLEEGECEFIEGEVPKDEVITLQMSMGKLIYEGVKRINNWGMLKAHMPDADSVLRLTKDPRNLFQDVDLSPDDKKMLPQVDGIKTIKELIDGSFMGSFEAMKTLYILWSLGILEKKETVQADVKDTGETISLDDILQPFAEEEDKFVKKVREIYPNLNRLGPDKLLEVNGKSDADTIKKNYYRLSREFHPDRCFYAHDTTLKDKLTAIFDALSNAYEELKDETKRKQYFDSHPAPLGTSDLEENSTGASDGEKKFMLGTEKLKEDDYETAVELFNEAVKMNPKVAQYWSYLSLALSKIPNRLKEAEDALLETIKLEPMIGEHYANLGLLYAKEGLNKRAITQFEKALKFEAGNVKALKWLKKIKGQ, encoded by the coding sequence ATGGCTCAGACACTAAAATACAACCTAAGAAATTTAAGCCTTCAAAAAATACTATTTAAGCTGAATCATGAAAGATTAACAGGAACTCTTGCAGTAACAACTCCTAATTTTACAAAGAAAGTTTACCTTGTTAAAGGAGATGCAATATTTGCCGGATCAACATATGAAGATGACAGACTGGGCGAGATGCTCCTTAAGGCAGGCAAGATTACTGTTGACCAGTATGAAGAATCTGTAAAAATTTTAAAGCAGACAAAGAAGCGTCAGGGAGCTATCCTTGTTGAACTCGGTTATCTTACGGCGAAAGATCTTTTCTGGGGAGTTAAGTATCAGGTTAAAGAGATTATACACAGTCTTTTCCTTCTTGAAGAGGGAGAATGCGAATTTATTGAAGGAGAGGTTCCAAAAGACGAGGTAATTACCTTGCAGATGAGTATGGGCAAGCTGATATATGAAGGAGTGAAGCGTATAAATAACTGGGGAATGCTGAAAGCACATATGCCTGATGCCGACTCTGTTTTAAGGCTTACAAAAGACCCAAGGAATCTTTTTCAGGATGTGGACTTAAGTCCTGATGACAAAAAAATGCTTCCTCAAGTAGACGGCATAAAAACCATAAAGGAACTTATTGACGGATCATTTATGGGATCTTTTGAGGCAATGAAAACACTTTATATCCTCTGGTCATTAGGAATTCTTGAAAAGAAAGAAACTGTACAGGCAGATGTTAAAGATACAGGCGAAACAATATCACTTGACGATATATTGCAGCCTTTTGCAGAGGAAGAAGATAAATTCGTAAAAAAGGTTAGGGAGATTTATCCCAATCTCAACAGACTTGGACCTGATAAGCTGCTTGAGGTTAATGGAAAATCAGACGCTGATACAATTAAGAAGAATTATTACAGACTTTCTAGAGAATTCCATCCTGACAGATGTTTTTATGCGCATGATACTACATTAAAAGACAAGCTTACAGCGATATTCGATGCCCTGTCTAACGCATATGAAGAATTAAAAGACGAGACAAAAAGAAAACAATATTTTGATTCTCATCCTGCACCTTTAGGCACGTCAGATTTGGAAGAGAATTCAACCGGCGCATCAGACGGAGAAAAGAAATTCATGCTCGGCACAGAAAAATTAAAAGAGGATGATTACGAAACCGCAGTAGAATTATTTAACGAGGCGGTAAAAATGAATCCGAAAGTAGCGCAATACTGGAGCTATCTTTCTTTAGCGCTTTCAAAAATTCCAAACAGACTCAAAGAAGCAGAAGATGCGCTGCTTGAGACAATAAAGCTCGAACCTATGATTGGAGAGCATTATGCAAATCTAGGATTGCTTTATGCTAAAGAAGGGTTGAACAAGAGAGCAATTACTCAATTCGAGAAGGCTTTAAAATTCGAAGCAGGAAATGTTAAAGCGCTAAAGTGGTTAAAAAAAATAAAAGGGCAGTAA
- a CDS encoding nitroreductase family protein, with translation MDAIDAILTRRSIRKYTAQPVPKELITELIRAAMSAPSAGNQQPWHFIVIDDRKTLDSIPEFHPHSLMLKKSPAAVLVCGDPSLETHKDYWMIDCSAATENFLLAAHAKGLGAVWLGIYPRQDRVANIRKLLNVPENIIPFSLISIGYPAEKRPAENRFKNERIHKNSW, from the coding sequence ATGGACGCGATAGATGCGATTTTGACCAGAAGGAGCATTAGAAAATATACAGCGCAGCCTGTTCCAAAAGAACTGATAACAGAACTTATCAGAGCTGCCATGAGCGCGCCTTCAGCCGGGAACCAGCAGCCATGGCATTTCATTGTTATTGATGATAGAAAAACTCTTGACAGCATACCTGAATTTCATCCTCATTCATTAATGCTTAAGAAGTCTCCAGCAGCTGTACTCGTCTGCGGAGACCCTTCACTTGAGACACACAAAGACTATTGGATGATAGACTGTTCGGCAGCAACAGAAAATTTTCTTCTTGCTGCACATGCCAAAGGGCTGGGCGCTGTATGGCTGGGGATATATCCACGACAAGACCGTGTTGCAAATATAAGAAAACTCCTTAATGTTCCAGAGAACATTATCCCTTTCTCCCTAATATCCATAGGATACCCTGCTGAAAAAAGACCTGCAGAAAATAGATTTAAAAATGAAAGAATTCACAAAAACAGTTGGTAA
- a CDS encoding polyprenyl synthetase family protein has protein sequence MDIKQVFDEYDSELRLVNDRLMELFESSVPLIPLVGKYLLDSGGKKLRPLFLLSSARISGYKGDEHLRLAAIVELIHMSSLLHDDVVDGAQIRRGKSAANSIWGNQIVILVGDFLYSNALKSAVSFKNQEIMESLSGATTAMTEGEILQLQKTADIDITEEEYLRIISAKTGELISASCRIGAILGARTNAEKKALAGFGLKAGAAFQMADDILDYMADENELGKKLGKDFEESKITLPLIYLFESADENERKEIKAVIDVFSESSLNKVLTLFKKYNVLDKSLQRAREMIEEAKAELSVFPDSKEKEYMFSLADYAVLREK, from the coding sequence GTGGACATAAAACAAGTTTTTGATGAATATGACAGCGAGCTTCGCCTTGTAAATGACAGATTAATGGAATTGTTCGAGAGCAGTGTTCCGTTAATTCCGCTTGTGGGAAAATATCTCCTTGACAGCGGAGGCAAGAAATTGAGACCTCTCTTTCTTCTGTCCAGTGCAAGAATTTCAGGATATAAGGGCGATGAACACTTGAGGCTTGCGGCTATTGTAGAACTTATACACATGTCATCGCTTCTGCATGATGATGTTGTGGATGGAGCGCAGATACGAAGGGGAAAGTCTGCTGCAAATTCAATATGGGGCAATCAGATTGTTATTCTTGTAGGGGATTTTTTGTATTCTAATGCGCTTAAATCTGCTGTTTCATTCAAGAATCAAGAGATAATGGAGTCTTTGTCAGGCGCTACAACAGCTATGACAGAAGGTGAGATATTACAGCTTCAGAAAACAGCAGACATAGATATAACAGAAGAAGAATATCTCAGAATAATATCTGCAAAGACAGGTGAGCTTATATCAGCATCATGCAGAATCGGCGCTATACTTGGCGCTAGAACAAACGCTGAAAAAAAAGCCTTGGCTGGATTTGGTCTTAAGGCAGGCGCTGCATTTCAGATGGCAGATGATATACTTGATTATATGGCTGATGAAAATGAACTCGGCAAAAAACTCGGTAAAGACTTTGAAGAGAGCAAGATAACATTGCCTCTTATTTATTTATTCGAGAGCGCTGACGAAAACGAGAGAAAAGAGATAAAAGCTGTGATTGATGTTTTTTCGGAAAGCAGTCTTAATAAAGTATTAACACTTTTTAAAAAATATAATGTTCTTGATAAATCTCTGCAAAGGGCGCGAGAGATGATTGAGGAGGCAAAAGCAGAGTTGTCTGTGTTCCCTGATTCAAAGGAAAAGGAATACATGTTTAGTCTTGCTGATTATGCCGTATTAAGGGAGAAATAA
- the amrS gene encoding AmmeMemoRadiSam system radical SAM enzyme — protein MKEAMFYERLEDKKVRCFLCAHNCQISNGKRGICYVRENIEGRLYSLVYGRLISINIDPIEKKPLFHFLPGSKSLSIAAAGCNFRCGHCQNYEISQYPRINSGQINGKITTPEEVVDMALRNECQSISYTYTEPTIFFEFAYDCAKLAHEKNIKNVFVSNGYTSPEAAMTIAPYLDGNNIDFKGDEKFYQEICGAKAEPVKKTIKLMKKLGIWVEVTTLIIPNHNDSEESLKKIAEFISSIDSSIPWHVSKFYPTYKLTDLPSTPVKTLKMAYEIGLNNGLKYVYEGNIPGEGGENTYCPKCKTLLIERIGYRIFANNIKDGLCPKCNTGIKGIWS, from the coding sequence ATGAAAGAGGCGATGTTTTATGAGAGGCTTGAAGACAAGAAAGTAAGGTGTTTTCTATGTGCTCATAACTGTCAAATCTCAAACGGTAAAAGAGGCATATGCTATGTACGGGAAAATATCGAAGGCAGACTTTACAGTCTTGTATACGGGAGGCTCATCTCAATAAATATAGACCCTATCGAGAAAAAACCTTTGTTTCATTTCCTCCCTGGTTCAAAATCTCTTTCGATTGCAGCTGCCGGATGTAATTTCAGATGCGGACATTGCCAGAATTACGAAATATCTCAGTATCCTAGAATAAATTCTGGCCAGATAAACGGAAAGATCACGACTCCTGAAGAAGTTGTTGATATGGCTTTAAGAAATGAATGCCAAAGCATATCATACACTTATACGGAACCCACGATATTTTTTGAATTTGCCTATGACTGCGCAAAACTCGCTCATGAAAAAAACATAAAGAATGTTTTTGTGAGCAATGGATATACAAGCCCTGAGGCAGCAATGACAATAGCGCCTTATCTTGACGGAAATAACATTGATTTTAAGGGTGATGAAAAATTTTATCAGGAGATTTGCGGTGCAAAAGCCGAACCTGTTAAAAAGACTATAAAACTGATGAAAAAACTTGGGATTTGGGTAGAGGTGACTACTCTGATAATCCCTAATCATAATGATTCAGAAGAAAGTCTTAAAAAAATTGCTGAGTTCATAAGTTCAATTGACAGCTCGATCCCGTGGCATGTTTCAAAATTTTATCCGACATATAAATTAACTGATCTTCCTTCTACTCCTGTAAAGACACTAAAAATGGCTTATGAGATTGGATTAAACAATGGGCTTAAATATGTATACGAGGGGAATATCCCTGGCGAAGGCGGTGAGAATACTTATTGTCCGAAATGCAAAACACTGCTTATCGAAAGAATCGGGTATCGAATCTTTGCAAATAATATTAAAGACGGGTTGTGTCCAAAATGTAATACAGGGATCAAAGGAATTTGGAGCTGA
- the dapF gene encoding diaminopimelate epimerase: MEINFTKMHGLGNDFVLIDCRKIKLTNHSKLAKDVCHRRFGIGADQMLLLYSSKKADFKMRILNSDGSEVEMCGNGIRCFAKYIWDRNLSKKKTLNIETLAGIIRPERNGKLVRVDMGKPILEGRKIPVNFEGRIIDHPIKIEDRIFNITCVSMGNPHAVMFVDRVEDFPVTYYGPIIEKHPLFPKKTNAEFVEVISPSEIRMRVWERGSGETMACGTGASASAIASMLKGFTERKVTVHLIGGDLNIEWRNNNHVYMTGPAVEVYKGKIKIGKKLPYA; this comes from the coding sequence ATGGAAATTAACTTCACCAAAATGCATGGGTTAGGCAATGACTTTGTCCTGATAGACTGCAGAAAAATAAAACTAACTAACCATTCAAAGCTCGCAAAAGATGTCTGTCATAGACGCTTTGGCATTGGAGCCGACCAGATGCTTCTGCTTTATTCTTCAAAAAAAGCAGACTTCAAAATGAGGATATTAAATTCTGACGGCAGTGAAGTTGAAATGTGCGGGAACGGAATAAGGTGTTTCGCAAAATACATATGGGATAGAAATTTATCAAAGAAAAAAACACTTAACATCGAAACCCTTGCAGGAATTATAAGACCTGAGAGAAATGGGAAACTTGTCAGAGTTGATATGGGAAAACCTATTCTAGAAGGCAGAAAGATCCCTGTTAATTTCGAAGGAAGGATAATCGACCATCCTATAAAAATTGAAGACAGAATATTTAATATTACATGCGTTTCTATGGGCAATCCTCATGCCGTTATGTTTGTTGACAGGGTTGAAGATTTCCCTGTAACTTATTACGGGCCTATTATTGAGAAACACCCACTCTTTCCTAAAAAGACCAATGCTGAATTTGTAGAGGTAATAAGTCCTTCAGAGATAAGGATGCGAGTATGGGAAAGAGGTTCTGGCGAGACAATGGCATGCGGCACAGGTGCATCCGCTTCTGCTATTGCATCAATGCTTAAAGGATTTACAGAAAGGAAAGTGACAGTGCATCTTATTGGCGGAGACCTTAATATCGAATGGCGGAATAATAATCATGTTTACATGACAGGTCCCGCTGTTGAGGTTTATAAAGGAAAAATAAAAATCGGTAAAAAATTACCGTATGCTTGA
- a CDS encoding ferredoxin has product MNVAVDEDKCIGCGRCQEICPAVFHVDETIGKSKVIDPDGCDYAGCCEAAEENCPVSAISLQE; this is encoded by the coding sequence ATGAATGTTGCTGTTGATGAAGATAAATGCATCGGCTGCGGAAGATGCCAGGAGATATGTCCGGCAGTTTTCCATGTTGATGAAACAATAGGCAAGTCTAAGGTTATTGATCCTGACGGCTGTGACTATGCCGGATGCTGCGAAGCAGCAGAAGAAAACTGCCCTGTCAGTGCAATTTCATTGCAAGAATAA
- the amrA gene encoding AmmeMemoRadiSam system protein A: MHSLVKLAKEAIEAYIKEGRAISPPSELTLEMKEQAGVFVCIKKHGELRGCIGTFIPSCQNVALEIIKNAICAATQDPRFNSVKKDELDELTYSIDVLTPPEEVIDVNKLDTKKYGVIISKGYKKGLLLPDLEGVDTVDEQLRIAKIKGGISPDDKDIKIFRFEVRRHN; this comes from the coding sequence ATGCATTCTCTTGTTAAGCTGGCGAAGGAAGCTATAGAGGCTTATATCAAAGAAGGACGCGCTATATCCCCGCCGTCAGAACTAACCCTGGAAATGAAAGAACAGGCCGGAGTTTTTGTCTGCATTAAAAAACATGGAGAATTAAGGGGATGCATAGGAACATTTATTCCATCCTGCCAAAATGTGGCGTTAGAGATTATAAAAAATGCTATCTGTGCGGCAACACAAGATCCAAGATTCAATAGTGTTAAGAAAGATGAACTGGATGAACTTACATATTCTATTGATGTGCTTACACCGCCTGAAGAAGTAATAGATGTAAATAAATTGGATACTAAGAAATACGGAGTTATAATATCAAAAGGCTACAAAAAGGGCTTGCTGCTTCCTGATCTTGAGGGTGTTGATACTGTTGATGAGCAGCTGAGAATTGCAAAAATTAAGGGAGGAATCTCTCCCGATGATAAAGATATAAAGATTTTCAGGTTTGAAGTAAGGAGACATAACTGA
- the dapA gene encoding 4-hydroxy-tetrahydrodipicolinate synthase, with amino-acid sequence MFKGSIVAIVTPFKNGKIDEKAFGDLIEWHISSGTNAIVPCGTTGESATLDYDEHYRVIEITVKTVNKRIPVIAGTGANATDETIMITKEAKKLGADGALLVAPYYNKPTQEGLYRHYKTIAEAVDMPIVLYNVPGRTSVNILPPTVARLAEIKNIVAIKEATGDMKQVSEVIRLCGGKIAVISGDDFTTLTLLALGGTGVISVSANVAPKDVSDMCAAWQQGNIEKARKLHYKLEPINTVMFIETNPIPAKTALALMGKIKEEFRLPLCEMSEANKDKLKKALKDYGLI; translated from the coding sequence ATGTTTAAAGGTTCTATAGTCGCAATTGTAACGCCATTTAAAAACGGAAAGATTGATGAAAAAGCTTTTGGTGATCTTATAGAGTGGCACATATCAAGCGGTACTAATGCCATAGTGCCGTGCGGAACAACCGGTGAATCTGCAACTCTTGATTATGACGAACACTACAGAGTAATAGAGATTACTGTAAAAACAGTAAATAAAAGGATACCTGTAATTGCAGGCACTGGCGCAAACGCCACTGACGAGACAATAATGATCACAAAAGAAGCAAAAAAACTCGGGGCAGATGGAGCGCTGCTTGTTGCCCCATATTACAATAAGCCGACTCAGGAAGGTCTTTACAGACATTACAAGACTATTGCCGAAGCTGTTGACATGCCAATAGTTCTTTACAATGTGCCTGGAAGAACCTCTGTTAATATTCTTCCTCCAACAGTAGCAAGGCTCGCAGAAATAAAAAACATTGTGGCTATTAAAGAAGCTACCGGCGATATGAAACAGGTCAGCGAAGTAATAAGATTATGCGGCGGCAAAATCGCAGTGATTTCCGGCGACGATTTTACAACGCTCACACTTCTTGCGCTCGGCGGAACAGGGGTAATATCTGTTTCAGCTAATGTTGCTCCAAAAGATGTATCTGACATGTGCGCAGCATGGCAGCAGGGAAATATTGAGAAAGCCAGAAAACTTCACTACAAATTAGAGCCCATTAATACAGTTATGTTTATCGAAACAAATCCAATTCCTGCAAAAACAGCGCTTGCATTGATGGGAAAGATCAAAGAAGAATTCAGGCTTCCGCTCTGCGAGATGTCGGAGGCGAATAAAGATAAGCTCAAAAAAGCATTGAAGGATTACGGACTGATCTGA